In Arachis hypogaea cultivar Tifrunner chromosome 17, arahy.Tifrunner.gnm2.J5K5, whole genome shotgun sequence, a single window of DNA contains:
- the LOC112765821 gene encoding NAC domain-containing protein 46, with the protein MMMMMMLSMEELACELSDHEKRNAQGLPPGFRFHPTDQELITFYLASKVFNNTNATTATTTTTHVNFVEVDLNRCEPWELPEVAKMGEREWYLYSVRDRKYPTGLRTNRATAAGYWKATGKDKQVYGGGGLVGMKKTLVFYKGRAPRGQKTKWVMHEFRLDPHSSPSLSKDEWVICRIFHKSGEKRAPTTTPPPLLLHHQLQHQQQHDPLLLFQTPSSLFNDHISHSHNHNQNLLSPLLHPFPIPEETTKTRSSTINSNHYPPPPPSSQHSLKLNKSTKLTKTVPPSPSFFQYQQLLEDYPNLLHWIDSGNNNNNNCNANNTASSVEIMDAAAAGLIAFSSGGPSPTPNNNNNNNNNNAEIMMMSSSSASMLHILDDAPLGIQSWPHHHHHHLL; encoded by the exons atgatgatgatgatgatgctatcAATGGAAGAGCTAGCGTGTGAGCTGAGTGATCATGAAAAGAGAAACGCTCAAGGTTTGCCACCGGGTTTCAGGTTTCACCCAACTGATCAAGAACTCATTACCTTCTATTTGGCTTCCAAGGTCTTCAATAATACAAATGCTACTActgctactactactactactcatgTCAACTTTGTGGAGGTTGATCTCAATCGATGCGAGCCATGGGAACTTCCAG AAGTGGCAAAGATGGGGGAGAGAGAGTGGTATCTGTACAGTGTGAGAGACAGAAAATACCCAACGGGCCTCAGAACTAACAGAGCAACCGCTGCTGGGTACTGGAAGGCTACCGGCAAGGACAAGCAAGTCTACGGCGGCGGTGGCCTTGTTGGGATGAAGAAGACGTTGGTGTTCTACAAAGGGAGGGCCCCCCGCGGTCAGAAGACTAAATGGGTAATGCATGAGTTCCGGTTGGACCCTCACAGCTCTCCTTCCCTCTCTAAG GATGAGTGGGTAATATGCAGAATATTTCATAAAAGTGGGGAAAAGAGAGCTCCTACTACTACTCCTCCTCCTCTGCTACTTCATCATCAACTGCAGCATCAGCAACAACACGatccattattattattccaaACCCCATCATCCCTGTTCAATGACCATATCTCCCACtctcataatcataatcaaaacCTCCTCTCGCCATTGCTTCATCCTTTCCCAATCCCTGAAGAAACCACTAAAACCAGATCATCAACAATTAACAGCAACCATTACCCTCCACCACCACCTTCCTCCCAACACTCGCTTAAGCTCAACAAGTCTACTAAATTAACAAAAACAGTGCCTCCTTCTCCATCATTCTTCCAATACCAACAGCTTCTAGAAGATTATCCCAACTTATTGCATTGGATCGACAGtggtaataacaataataataactgcAACGCTAATAATACTGCTAGTAGTGTTGAGATAATGGATGCTGCTGCTGCTGGCTTGATAGCATTCTCATCAGGAGGACCTTCACCtactcctaataataataataataataataataacaatgctgAAATAATGATGATGTCTTCTTCTTCGGCTTCTATGCTGCACATACTCGACGATGCTCCTCTTGGGATTCAATCTtggcctcatcatcatcatcatcaccttctGTAA